The Bradyrhizobium betae genomic interval ATTGTTGGCGATGTTGTCGGCGATCGCGGTGGCGAGGCCGACGCTCCAGGCCGCCTTCGTCACGGATTGCGCGACCGCCTGGTGCAGCAGCGCGCTGAGCTGCCCGATCACGCCGGTCTTCACCAGCGTCTCCACCATGACGAAGAGGCCGCCGACCAGCGGCAGCACGCTCCAGGACACGCCCCGCAGCACGGGCAGCGGCGATTGCCGGCTGATGAGCAGCACGATCGCTGCCGTCGCCACGCCGCAAATGAAGGTCGGCAGGCCGAGCTGCTTGTCGAGCGCGGAGGCCGTGACCAGCACGACGCCGATGGCGACGATGCCGAGCGCGGTCAACTTGCCGCCGCGCCCGAGTTTGGGATGCGGCACGCTGCGCGCGATGGTCTCTTCCTTGAGCGCGCGGTGCTGGGTGAGGCGCAGCACGATGTAGGTCAGCAGGATCGAGGCCGCCGACGGCAGTGCGAACAGGCGTAGCCATTCGGTCAGCTGCGGCATGCGGGCGCCGAACACGACGAGATTGGCCGGATTGGAGATCGGCAGCACGAAGCTCGCGGCGTTGGCGATGAAGGCGCAGACGAACAGATAAGGCAGCGGCTTGGCGCCGGCGGCGCGCGTCGCGGCGTAGACGGCGGGCGTCAGCACGATCGCGGTGGCATCGTTCGAGAGCAGCACCGTCACCACCGTGCCGACGATGTAGATCAGCAGGAACAGCCGCTGCGGTGAGCCGGCCGCATATTCGACCGCGAGCGCGGCCAGATAATCGAACAGGCCTTCGAGCCGCGCCAGTTCGGCGATCAGCATCATGCCGATCAGGAAGAGATAGACGTCGACGCCTTTCTCGATGCCGACAAGCGCTT includes:
- a CDS encoding arsenic transporter: MPSDAIWAWSIIVAATAGVIIRPFRFPEAIWAVLGAAALVLLGFLPWQEALVGIEKGVDVYLFLIGMMLIAELARLEGLFDYLAALAVEYAAGSPQRLFLLIYIVGTVVTVLLSNDATAIVLTPAVYAATRAAGAKPLPYLFVCAFIANAASFVLPISNPANLVVFGARMPQLTEWLRLFALPSAASILLTYIVLRLTQHRALKEETIARSVPHPKLGRGGKLTALGIVAIGVVLVTASALDKQLGLPTFICGVATAAIVLLISRQSPLPVLRGVSWSVLPLVGGLFVMVETLVKTGVIGQLSALLHQAVAQSVTKAAWSVGLATAIADNIANNLPVGLVAGSVAASDHLPAPVVSAILIGVDLGPNLSVTGSLATILWLVALRREKIEVGAWPFLKLGMLVTPPALIGALAAAIR